One Nostoc sp. UHCC 0302 DNA window includes the following coding sequences:
- a CDS encoding carbonic anhydrase encodes MSRINGFIGRRNFLQMAGVLGITAAAVSDRLWNTEQVAVADVHPANPNPVSPNEALRRLLDGNQRFIHQKRKYPDQSLERLRLVAKAQYPFASILGCADSRVPAEIVFDQGLGDLFVVRVAGNLVSDTVIGSLEYSTAVLGSQLIVVLGHKRCGAVAEAIKNEPPPGRISLIVEGIKPSIERVKLTTGDITQDVVIANIQYQAEKLQESSIILAKSLSAGKLKIIGACYDIDTGKVNIIS; translated from the coding sequence ATGAGTCGAATTAATGGATTTATAGGACGTCGTAATTTTTTACAAATGGCAGGTGTGCTAGGTATTACAGCTGCTGCTGTTAGCGATCGCCTTTGGAATACAGAGCAAGTTGCAGTTGCTGACGTTCATCCAGCCAACCCCAATCCAGTCAGTCCTAATGAAGCTCTTAGACGTTTGCTGGATGGTAACCAAAGATTTATACATCAAAAACGTAAATATCCTGATCAATCACTAGAACGTCTGCGACTAGTGGCTAAAGCTCAATATCCTTTTGCTTCCATCTTGGGTTGTGCAGATTCCAGAGTACCAGCGGAAATTGTTTTTGATCAGGGGCTTGGAGATTTGTTTGTCGTGCGAGTGGCTGGTAATCTTGTTAGCGACACGGTTATAGGTAGTCTAGAATATTCTACAGCAGTATTAGGTTCTCAATTGATTGTAGTTTTAGGTCACAAAAGATGCGGCGCAGTAGCAGAAGCAATCAAAAACGAACCACCTCCTGGCAGAATTAGTTTGATAGTTGAGGGTATCAAACCATCTATAGAAAGGGTAAAGTTAACGACGGGCGACATAACCCAGGATGTAGTTATAGCTAACATTCAATATCAGGCTGAAAAATTGCAGGAAAGCTCAATAATTTTGGCCAAATCTCTCAGTGCAGGCAAACTAAAAATTATTGGTGCTTGTTACGATATTGACACTGGTAAAGTTAATATTATTAGTTAA
- a CDS encoding response regulator: protein MNELRRILLVEDSANDAELVLAALSENHLANEVVVVRDGEEALDYLYRRGLFRLRMEGHPVVVLLDLKLPKVDGLEVLAELKSDPVMRMIPVVVLTSSREEPDLIRCYELNVNAYVVKPVDFNEFVYAIKGVGLFWAVINQPPPGALPPAPSR, encoded by the coding sequence ATGAACGAACTAAGGCGAATTCTGCTGGTTGAAGACAGTGCAAACGATGCAGAGTTAGTACTGGCTGCCTTGTCAGAAAATCATCTCGCTAACGAAGTAGTGGTGGTACGTGATGGAGAAGAAGCACTGGATTATCTTTATCGACGTGGGTTGTTTCGGTTGCGGATGGAGGGGCATCCTGTTGTCGTGCTACTCGATTTGAAACTACCTAAAGTTGATGGACTAGAAGTGCTAGCAGAATTGAAGTCTGACCCAGTAATGCGAATGATACCAGTAGTGGTATTGACCTCTTCTCGCGAGGAACCAGACTTAATTCGATGCTACGAATTAAACGTTAATGCTTATGTCGTCAAGCCTGTAGATTTCAACGAGTTTGTCTATGCCATTAAAGGTGTTGGATTATTTTGGGCAGTGATCAATCAGCCACCTCCGGGTGCTTTACCTCCTGCACCTAGTCGTTAG
- a CDS encoding (2Fe-2S) ferredoxin domain-containing protein, whose protein sequence is MKKLLRRINALIQRIIQRFSSNSPQPSPLSYRPSSTPIPTVSPRWESGLILVCSQCAYEQKGSSYRTDRGSTASEELQNWLKSRLKFEGLWGEFRVVSTSCLGVCPKERIAVVVTRDVGGSSSQCLITDPQSDRELLYSYIKQRF, encoded by the coding sequence ATGAAAAAACTGCTCCGACGGATCAACGCACTGATCCAGCGCATCATTCAGCGGTTCTCATCTAATTCTCCACAACCTTCGCCTTTGAGTTATCGCCCGTCAAGCACTCCTATTCCAACTGTTTCACCCCGTTGGGAGTCTGGTTTAATACTTGTATGTTCACAGTGTGCATACGAGCAAAAAGGTAGTTCCTATCGAACTGACAGAGGCTCAACGGCTTCAGAAGAATTACAGAATTGGTTGAAATCTCGGCTAAAATTTGAAGGATTATGGGGTGAATTTCGGGTTGTCAGCACCAGTTGTTTGGGAGTTTGCCCCAAAGAGCGGATTGCTGTGGTAGTTACAAGGGATGTAGGTGGTAGCAGTAGTCAGTGCTTAATTACCGATCCGCAGAGCGATCGCGAACTTCTTTACTCATACATCAAGCAAAGATTTTAG
- a CDS encoding PAS domain S-box protein — MTKAKAAISNNHFARGGEMGALIQSINWAATPVGSAKTWSQSLRTSINICLTSRFPIIIFWGADLVQFYNDACRPILGETKHPRAMGQRAQECWSEIWDVMGPMLQGVLTTGQATSLDDQLLLINRYGYLEECYFTFSYSPIEDETGAMSTTVTELCRSAGYTYAGVFTAVTETTERILGERRLRTLRELASNTAAAKTIKSACQAATNTLSANPDDIPFTLLYLIQADGKQAQLVGTAGINREIPTIPAQVNLTQEIDTWCLARVSQTGQAEIVDDLATRLGALPDGMWNTSPSTAFVMPLVKPGFNTQSGKPALAGILVLGISPQHKFDDDYQGFFDLVGSNVATAIAIAGAYEEECRGAALLYERLRLVAEEQGAGSREEEDKFPSAPLPLGSSARILLADDNAEMQNYVKCLLSQKYEVETVADGIAALTAIRRQIPDLVLTDVIMPGLDGFGLLRSLRSDPETRELPIIILSAGAGEESGVEELQAVADDYLMKPFSARELLACVEATLKLSQTRKQAALAVREHAREAKEAQRLLQILLDYVPEGITIAGGPPDFPIIANSKFALDTLGISGESLTGISSDEDIDSYGIFLTDGVTRPNPEQMPLYRATRYGEIISNEEWVIQRPDGTRITAIANVLPIRDTQEQIIGAINCWRDISNRKQMEEALQQGEAELLLIANALPVLISFVDSEQRYRFNNRAYEVWFGHQATEVYGKYMWEVLGESAYEAIRPYVEQVLAGVQVTYETQVPYKNGKQRYISATYVPQFDNQGNVQGFVALVSDISEQQAVLQQRDQAEAALRESEARFRQMTDTAPILVWMSGTDKLYYYFNQTWLNFTGRTLEQEMGNGWTEGVHQDDFQRCLSIYVNAFDARQNFDMEYRLRRFDGEYRWILDTGVPRFAPTGEFLGYIGSCVDIHARKQAEAASKESAERLSLALAAAYMGDWSWDAANDVVTLSKQAAQIYGIPPGPHMTWTQMRELLHEEDRNRAHLGVILAIEEHSDYDVEYRVIRPDGTQCWVCAKGRAQYDAKGQVLGMFGVVQDVTDRKLSEEELRQSEERYRILTEVSPQVIWMSTRGGYITYCNQYWFDYTGLTIEQTVGDGWASVIYPDDRDRALTTWKQALRNGTNYDVEIRLCRAADGLYRWYVIRGLPVRDAAGQIIKWVGIASDIHDRKLAEAAMKQLNETLEQKIQERTAQLEAANKELESFSYSVSHDLRAPFRHIAGFVDLLQKRLGSTTLDETSQRYLKTIAQTAKQAGILIDELLTFSRMGRSEMRYINLNMQQLVQEVQRDLLTETKGRRINWHIEALPDIQGDPSMLRLVLYNLMSNAVKYTQTRTLAEISIGSTINENEVIFFVQDNGVGFNMQYVHKLFGVFQRLHSDQQFEGTGVGLANVQRIIHRHQGRVWAEGVVDSGATFYFSLPKLLKKESE; from the coding sequence ATGACTAAGGCAAAAGCGGCAATTTCTAATAACCACTTTGCCAGAGGTGGCGAAATGGGAGCGCTGATCCAGAGCATCAACTGGGCTGCAACACCAGTTGGATCTGCCAAAACTTGGTCACAAAGTTTACGAACATCTATAAATATTTGTTTAACATCTCGCTTTCCAATCATCATTTTTTGGGGTGCAGATTTAGTTCAGTTTTATAACGATGCCTGTCGTCCAATTTTGGGAGAAACCAAGCACCCCAGAGCTATGGGACAGCGGGCGCAGGAGTGTTGGTCAGAAATCTGGGATGTAATGGGGCCAATGTTGCAAGGCGTGTTAACCACAGGTCAAGCAACGTCGTTAGATGACCAGTTACTCTTAATTAATCGTTATGGTTATCTTGAGGAATGCTATTTTACCTTTTCCTATAGCCCAATCGAGGATGAGACAGGAGCGATGTCTACGACGGTCACTGAGCTTTGTCGAAGTGCGGGCTATACCTACGCAGGAGTATTTACAGCAGTTACAGAAACCACAGAGCGCATTTTAGGAGAGCGCCGTCTGCGAACCCTACGGGAATTAGCCAGCAATACAGCCGCAGCCAAAACCATCAAGTCAGCCTGCCAGGCTGCTACGAATACCTTATCTGCTAATCCTGATGACATTCCTTTTACCTTGCTGTATCTAATACAAGCTGATGGCAAGCAAGCACAGCTGGTTGGCACTGCCGGAATTAATCGGGAAATACCAACTATTCCAGCACAAGTAAACTTGACTCAAGAAATAGATACATGGTGCTTGGCACGAGTCAGCCAAACTGGGCAAGCAGAAATTGTTGATGATTTAGCAACTCGATTAGGTGCATTGCCTGATGGTATGTGGAACACATCTCCATCCACAGCCTTCGTCATGCCCTTAGTGAAGCCTGGGTTTAACACTCAATCGGGTAAGCCCGCGCTAGCTGGAATACTTGTGCTGGGAATTAGTCCTCAGCATAAGTTTGATGATGACTACCAAGGGTTTTTTGATTTAGTGGGCAGCAATGTGGCAACAGCGATCGCGATTGCTGGTGCTTACGAAGAAGAATGCAGGGGAGCAGCACTTCTCTACGAGAGGCTGCGCTTAGTGGCCGAGGAGCAGGGAGCAGGGAGCAGGGAAGAAGAAGATAAATTCCCCTCTGCCCCTCTGCCCCTCGGCTCCTCTGCTCGAATTCTCTTGGCTGATGACAATGCAGAGATGCAAAATTACGTCAAGTGTCTATTAAGTCAAAAGTATGAAGTAGAGACAGTAGCGGATGGCATAGCTGCTTTAACTGCCATTCGTCGGCAAATACCCGATCTAGTTTTAACAGATGTGATAATGCCTGGGTTAGACGGATTTGGGTTGTTGCGATCGCTTAGGTCTGATCCAGAAACGAGAGAACTGCCGATCATTATACTTTCTGCTGGTGCTGGAGAGGAGTCTGGTGTTGAAGAGCTACAAGCTGTAGCAGATGATTATTTGATGAAGCCGTTCTCGGCTCGTGAACTCTTAGCTTGCGTTGAGGCAACCCTAAAACTGTCGCAAACTCGTAAGCAAGCAGCCCTGGCAGTACGTGAACACGCCCGCGAAGCCAAGGAAGCACAACGCCTGCTGCAAATCCTTTTAGACTATGTTCCAGAGGGAATTACAATCGCAGGTGGGCCACCTGATTTCCCCATTATCGCCAACAGTAAATTCGCGCTAGATACGCTGGGTATTTCGGGCGAAAGTCTTACTGGCATATCCTCTGACGAGGATATTGATTCCTACGGAATATTTCTAACCGATGGTGTAACACGTCCAAATCCTGAGCAAATGCCTCTGTACCGCGCCACGCGCTACGGTGAAATTATCTCTAATGAAGAATGGGTAATTCAACGCCCAGACGGTACGCGGATTACTGCGATCGCTAATGTATTACCAATCCGAGACACACAGGAACAGATTATTGGTGCAATCAACTGCTGGCGAGACATAAGCAATCGCAAGCAGATGGAAGAAGCACTACAGCAAGGAGAAGCGGAACTTCTGTTGATCGCAAATGCACTACCAGTTTTAATATCCTTTGTAGATTCAGAACAACGTTACCGCTTCAATAACCGAGCCTATGAAGTCTGGTTTGGACATCAAGCAACAGAAGTTTATGGCAAGTATATGTGGGAGGTTTTAGGTGAATCTGCTTATGAAGCGATTCGTCCCTACGTAGAACAGGTATTGGCAGGAGTGCAAGTCACCTACGAGACCCAAGTACCTTATAAAAATGGTAAACAACGCTATATTAGTGCCACATACGTTCCTCAATTCGATAATCAAGGAAACGTTCAAGGATTTGTCGCTTTAGTGAGTGATATTAGCGAACAGCAAGCTGTTTTGCAGCAGCGTGACCAGGCTGAAGCAGCATTGCGTGAGAGTGAGGCACGCTTTCGCCAAATGACAGACACCGCTCCTATACTAGTTTGGATGTCTGGGACTGACAAGCTCTATTACTACTTCAATCAAACCTGGCTAAACTTTACCGGGCGGACTTTAGAACAAGAAATGGGCAATGGGTGGACAGAGGGAGTTCATCAGGATGATTTTCAGCGTTGCTTAAGCATCTATGTGAATGCTTTTGATGCTCGACAAAATTTTGACATGGAATATCGCCTCAGACGCTTCGATGGCGAATACCGTTGGATTTTAGATACCGGAGTACCCAGGTTCGCACCAACAGGAGAGTTTCTCGGCTATATCGGCTCATGTGTAGACATTCACGCTCGCAAGCAGGCAGAAGCAGCATCTAAAGAGAGTGCTGAGCGCTTGAGTTTAGCTTTAGCCGCAGCCTATATGGGTGACTGGAGTTGGGATGCGGCAAACGATGTAGTTACATTATCAAAGCAGGCAGCCCAAATCTATGGCATCCCACCTGGCCCCCACATGACTTGGACACAAATGCGCGAACTGCTGCATGAAGAAGACAGGAATCGCGCCCATCTGGGAGTGATACTGGCAATTGAAGAACACAGCGACTATGACGTTGAGTACCGTGTGATTCGACCCGATGGAACCCAGTGCTGGGTTTGTGCCAAGGGACGCGCTCAATATGATGCCAAAGGACAGGTTTTAGGAATGTTCGGTGTTGTGCAAGATGTGACCGATCGCAAACTCTCAGAAGAAGAGCTACGTCAGAGCGAAGAGCGATACCGAATTTTAACAGAAGTCTCGCCGCAAGTTATTTGGATGAGTACTCGCGGTGGTTATATTACATATTGCAACCAGTACTGGTTTGATTATACCGGACTGACAATAGAGCAAACTGTTGGTGATGGTTGGGCTAGTGTTATTTACCCGGATGACCGCGATCGCGCTTTGACCACCTGGAAGCAAGCTCTTCGTAATGGTACAAACTACGACGTAGAAATCCGCCTTTGCCGCGCCGCTGATGGTTTATATCGTTGGTATGTTATCCGAGGTTTGCCAGTTCGAGATGCCGCGGGGCAGATTATTAAGTGGGTGGGCATCGCCAGCGATATTCACGATCGCAAACTTGCCGAAGCCGCCATGAAACAACTAAATGAAACACTAGAGCAAAAAATTCAAGAGCGCACCGCCCAACTAGAAGCCGCCAACAAAGAACTGGAATCCTTTTCTTACTCAGTCTCTCACGACTTACGCGCACCGTTTCGCCACATTGCTGGATTTGTCGACTTACTTCAGAAACGTCTTGGCTCAACGACCTTAGATGAAACGAGTCAACGTTATTTAAAGACAATCGCCCAAACTGCAAAACAGGCAGGAATATTGATTGATGAGTTGCTCACTTTTTCCCGGATGGGGCGCAGCGAAATGCGCTACATCAACCTGAATATGCAGCAACTAGTGCAAGAAGTGCAACGTGATTTACTGACAGAAACCAAAGGACGCAGAATCAATTGGCACATCGAAGCCTTGCCAGATATCCAAGGTGACCCCTCCATGCTCCGGCTCGTCCTCTACAATCTGATGAGCAATGCCGTGAAATATACTCAGACTCGAACTTTAGCAGAAATCTCCATTGGCAGCACCATCAATGAAAACGAAGTTATCTTTTTTGTGCAAGATAACGGTGTTGGCTTTAATATGCAATATGTACATAAGCTGTTTGGAGTATTTCAACGGCTGCACAGCGACCAACAATTTGAAGGCACGGGCGTTGGATTAGCAAACGTACAACGCATTATTCATCGACATCAAGGTCGAGTCTGGGCAGAGGGTGTAGTTGACAGTGGAGCCACTTTCTATTTCTCTCTCCCTAAGCTGTTGAAAAAGGAGAGTGAATGA
- a CDS encoding response regulator: MCVLRFLLLEDSPLDAELVQAILSEGGIDCELLRVETDVDFLGALETKAFDLILADFVLPSFDGMSALEIARNYCPDIPFIFVSAVLGEELAIEALKKGATDYVLKQRIGRLVPSVQRALREAKERHERKRAEESLQNSEAKYRRIVDTSYEGIWMVDSQAQTEFVNQRIFEMLGYTAEEMIGCSIFDFMDETDDISNQQKLEWLKREGNGFKEGRWRCKDGSYIWTLISARAIFNEHSEFAGAIAMLTDITDRKRTEEERDRLLQLEQLARTEAETANRIKDEFLAVLSHELRSPLNPILGWAKLLQNGKFDAAALKKALETIERNAKLQAQLIEDLLDVSRILQGKLSLDMVPVNLTTIIEAAMETVHLAAEAKNIQIQTKLDSSAGYVLGDSGRLQQVMWNLLSNAVKFTPTGGQVNICLECIDKEARISVSDTGKGINPEFLPYVFEYFRQADSATTRKFGGLGLGLAIVHHLVELHGGTVWAESPGEEQGATFTVSLPLIKERLTIKEKATADTSIAPATLPLAGIQILLVDDNADTRDFFNFVLEEFGAMVTLVSSATEALQILSNSKPDILLSDIGMPEMDGYTLIRKVRALEVEERRPQIPAIAMTAYAGEINQQQAIAAGFQQHIAKPVAPEDLLKAIFNLVKNT, from the coding sequence ATGTGTGTCCTTCGTTTCCTGCTTTTGGAAGACAGCCCCTTGGATGCTGAGCTTGTCCAAGCGATACTATCTGAGGGAGGAATTGATTGCGAACTATTGCGAGTCGAAACCGACGTTGATTTCCTGGGTGCTTTGGAAACAAAGGCTTTCGACTTAATTCTTGCTGATTTTGTTTTACCATCTTTTGATGGAATGTCTGCCCTGGAAATTGCCCGAAATTACTGCCCAGATATCCCTTTCATTTTTGTCTCTGCTGTACTGGGTGAAGAATTGGCAATTGAAGCCCTGAAGAAGGGTGCAACCGATTATGTGTTGAAGCAACGAATAGGACGATTGGTTCCCTCGGTGCAACGAGCATTGCGGGAAGCGAAAGAGCGTCATGAGCGCAAGCGAGCAGAGGAGTCTTTACAAAATAGTGAAGCCAAGTATCGCAGAATTGTAGATACCTCTTATGAGGGGATCTGGATGGTTGACTCCCAAGCACAAACAGAGTTTGTGAATCAGCGGATCTTTGAAATGTTGGGTTATACGGCAGAAGAAATGATCGGTTGTTCCATATTTGATTTTATGGATGAAACTGATGATATAAGCAACCAACAGAAACTAGAATGGCTCAAGCGAGAAGGTAATGGTTTCAAAGAAGGTCGATGGCGTTGCAAAGATGGTTCGTATATATGGACACTGATTTCAGCTAGAGCGATTTTTAATGAACACAGTGAGTTTGCAGGGGCGATCGCTATGCTTACTGATATCACAGATCGCAAGCGCACCGAAGAAGAACGCGATCGCCTCTTGCAACTTGAGCAGTTAGCCCGTACTGAAGCCGAAACAGCCAACCGAATTAAAGATGAATTTCTCGCAGTCCTTTCCCACGAATTGCGATCGCCCTTAAATCCTATTTTGGGTTGGGCAAAATTACTACAGAACGGGAAATTTGATGCAGCAGCACTCAAAAAAGCGCTGGAAACTATTGAGCGCAATGCCAAATTACAAGCGCAGCTAATTGAAGACTTACTCGATGTGTCACGCATACTTCAAGGTAAACTTAGCCTCGACATGGTTCCAGTCAACCTAACAACCATAATTGAGGCAGCAATGGAGACTGTGCATCTGGCAGCAGAGGCTAAAAACATTCAAATTCAGACAAAGCTGGATTCATCTGCTGGGTACGTTTTGGGTGATTCAGGTCGTTTACAGCAAGTCATGTGGAATTTGCTATCGAATGCTGTCAAGTTCACACCAACTGGCGGCCAAGTAAATATTTGCTTAGAGTGCATCGACAAAGAAGCTCGGATTAGTGTCAGCGATACCGGCAAAGGCATTAACCCGGAATTTCTTCCTTATGTATTTGAATATTTCCGTCAAGCAGACAGTGCCACAACCAGAAAGTTTGGTGGCTTAGGATTAGGCTTAGCGATCGTCCATCACTTAGTAGAACTGCATGGTGGAACAGTTTGGGCAGAAAGTCCAGGCGAGGAGCAGGGAGCTACCTTCACAGTTAGTCTACCGTTAATCAAAGAAAGGTTAACCATCAAGGAGAAAGCAACTGCTGACACCTCAATAGCTCCTGCTACCTTACCGCTGGCAGGGATACAAATTTTGCTTGTAGATGATAATGCAGATACCCGCGACTTTTTTAACTTTGTACTGGAAGAGTTTGGTGCGATGGTTACCCTAGTATCATCAGCAACTGAAGCATTACAAATATTGTCAAATTCCAAACCAGATATTCTACTGAGCGATATTGGAATGCCAGAGATGGATGGGTATACACTGATTCGGAAAGTGCGGGCTTTAGAGGTAGAAGAAAGAAGACCACAAATACCAGCGATCGCCATGACTGCTTACGCAGGCGAAATCAATCAGCAGCAAGCAATTGCCGCCGGATTTCAACAGCACATTGCTAAACCTGTAGCACCAGAAGATTTATTAAAAGCGATTTTCAACTTAGTCAAAAATACTTGA
- a CDS encoding pentapeptide repeat-containing protein — MKNIIFTSFNSFLNRKKESVLLFDSIAAANEVALMLNGEWDGCNAVVITKCDEIAVSTATKLLSAEWCYQGASRAVLARLTTNELLRRYALGERNFINANLKCAVLTSVKLSQINLSYAKLSMADLSQADLTQADLTQADLSEANLMGSDLSGANLIRTNLTQADLQKVNLSGANLTRANLSEVNLMSANLTGANLAFADLRGANFHFSKLNGANLTGAKIIKSDLAFASQE, encoded by the coding sequence ATGAAAAATATAATTTTTACTAGTTTTAATAGCTTTTTAAACCGTAAAAAAGAATCTGTTTTACTATTCGACTCAATTGCTGCTGCTAATGAAGTTGCTCTGATGCTTAACGGGGAATGGGATGGCTGTAATGCTGTAGTGATAACCAAATGTGACGAGATAGCTGTAAGCACTGCGACTAAACTACTATCAGCTGAGTGGTGCTATCAAGGCGCATCAAGAGCTGTTTTAGCTAGGTTAACAACTAATGAACTTTTGCGCCGTTATGCACTTGGAGAAAGGAATTTTATTAATGCTAATTTAAAATGTGCAGTACTGACCTCAGTCAAATTGAGTCAAATTAATTTAAGCTATGCAAAATTGAGTATGGCTGATCTAAGTCAAGCTGATTTAACTCAAGCTGATTTAACTCAAGCTGATTTAAGCGAAGCCAATTTAATGGGATCTGATTTGAGTGGAGCTAACTTAATTAGAACAAATTTAACTCAAGCAGACTTGCAAAAAGTCAATCTGAGCGGGGCTAACCTAACTAGAGCAAACTTAAGTGAAGTAAACCTCATGAGTGCAAACTTAACAGGAGCAAATTTAGCATTTGCCGACCTTAGAGGCGCAAATTTTCACTTTTCTAAATTGAATGGGGCTAATTTGACAGGAGCCAAAATTATTAAAAGTGATTTGGCTTTTGCTAGCCAAGAATAA
- a CDS encoding DUF1499 domain-containing protein — protein sequence MFRLLKAFVQPLLWNITFVLFLTLAGSLILPNASWAGYSTLGVDSGHLSSCPASDNCVVSQNADPKHAIDPITYHLDRNQVRETLLKVLTVVPRTEVVEQTDNYIHALSKSRIFKFVDDVEFYFPPNESVIHLRSASRVGDSDFGVNRRRVEQIRLALRDLNI from the coding sequence ATGTTTCGTCTGCTAAAAGCGTTTGTGCAACCACTCCTGTGGAATATCACTTTTGTATTATTCCTAACCCTAGCTGGTAGTTTAATACTTCCTAACGCTAGTTGGGCTGGCTATTCTACCTTGGGAGTTGATAGTGGTCATCTTAGTTCTTGTCCGGCTTCAGACAACTGTGTTGTCAGTCAAAATGCTGATCCCAAACACGCCATTGATCCGATCACTTATCATCTAGATCGGAATCAAGTACGAGAAACTCTACTAAAAGTTCTAACGGTTGTTCCCCGTACAGAAGTTGTAGAACAAACAGATAATTACATTCATGCTCTTTCTAAAAGCCGCATCTTCAAATTCGTTGATGACGTAGAGTTTTATTTTCCTCCTAATGAGTCAGTAATTCATTTGCGATCGGCCTCTCGCGTAGGAGATTCGGATTTTGGTGTTAACCGTAGACGCGTTGAGCAAATTCGTCTGGCTCTGCGCGATTTAAACATTTGA
- a CDS encoding protochlorophyllide reductase: MEQHRKSTVVITGTSSGVGLYAAKALAQTGKWHVVMACRDLPKTEKAAQSVGIPQDSYTIMHIDLASLESVRQFVNNFRASGRSLDALVCNAAIYMPLLKEPLRSPEGFELSVATNHLGHFLLCNLMLEDLKKASTSEPRLVILGTVTHNPKELGGKIPPRPDLGELKGFEAGFKEPIAMIDGKKFEPVKAYKDSKVCNVLTMRELHRRYHNSTGIVFSSLYPGCVATTPLFRNHYPLFQKLFPLFQKYITGGFVSEELAGERVATVVAAPEYNKSGTYWSWGNRQKKDRKSFVQQVSPEASDDDKAKRLWELSEKLVGLA, from the coding sequence ATGGAACAACATCGGAAGTCAACAGTCGTGATCACGGGGACATCTTCGGGGGTCGGTTTGTACGCGGCGAAAGCTCTTGCCCAAACCGGGAAATGGCACGTGGTAATGGCCTGTCGGGATCTGCCGAAGACCGAAAAAGCTGCTCAATCTGTGGGAATACCCCAGGACAGCTACACAATCATGCATATCGACTTGGCCAGCTTAGAGAGCGTTCGGCAGTTTGTGAATAACTTCAGAGCCAGCGGAAGGTCTCTGGACGCTTTGGTGTGCAATGCCGCCATTTATATGCCTTTATTAAAGGAGCCGTTGCGAAGCCCAGAGGGATTTGAGTTGAGCGTAGCTACAAATCACCTCGGTCATTTTCTTTTGTGTAACCTCATGCTTGAGGATCTGAAAAAGGCATCAACTTCGGAACCGAGGTTGGTTATATTAGGAACCGTCACGCACAATCCCAAAGAGCTTGGTGGAAAAATTCCGCCGCGTCCCGACTTGGGAGAGCTTAAAGGCTTTGAAGCCGGATTTAAAGAGCCAATAGCGATGATTGACGGCAAAAAGTTTGAGCCAGTCAAAGCTTACAAAGATAGCAAAGTCTGTAACGTGCTAACCATGCGGGAACTGCATCGACGCTATCACAACTCAACTGGGATTGTCTTCAGTTCTCTCTATCCGGGATGCGTTGCAACAACGCCTTTATTCCGAAACCACTATCCCCTGTTTCAGAAACTCTTCCCGCTTTTCCAAAAGTACATCACGGGAGGATTCGTTTCTGAGGAATTGGCTGGTGAGCGGGTAGCAACTGTTGTTGCTGCTCCTGAATACAACAAATCTGGAACCTATTGGAGCTGGGGAAATCGGCAGAAGAAAGATCGCAAGTCGTTTGTTCAACAAGTCTCGCCGGAAGCAAGCGATGATGACAAAGCTAAGCGCTTGTGGGAACTGAGCGAAAAATTGGTTGGACTGGCGTAA
- a CDS encoding DUF1868 domain-containing protein, translating into MDDNYQTYLNRVARMLLPEAYKSQVQHIQESSKFQLHSGARQAVPFPGYTLITPSADEESENSTFYAKLKAYQQELLQLPVNSDLIIPVPPASFHFTLADLIWDSAYRHAYEKNPEFEQQLHSCCNEIFQQYQQSITRGTNPISWQMLGLIVMPRAIAVCLVPKDERSYDQIIKFRRTIYQNPKLIALGIEQNYHFTAHITLAYFGQISPDLDRGKFSTLLSQLNQQWLMDSPEFLIHRVELRKFDDMTRYYREPDWPSLDF; encoded by the coding sequence TTGGACGACAATTATCAAACCTACTTAAATCGGGTAGCAAGAATGCTGCTGCCAGAAGCTTACAAATCCCAAGTCCAGCATATCCAGGAATCTTCTAAGTTTCAGTTGCATTCTGGGGCGAGACAAGCAGTGCCTTTTCCTGGCTATACGCTAATTACCCCGTCTGCGGATGAAGAATCAGAAAACTCCACTTTCTATGCCAAATTAAAAGCTTACCAGCAGGAACTTTTACAGTTGCCTGTTAACAGTGATTTGATTATCCCTGTACCCCCTGCGAGCTTTCATTTTACTTTGGCAGATTTGATTTGGGACAGTGCTTACCGTCACGCCTATGAAAAAAATCCTGAATTTGAACAACAATTACACTCTTGCTGTAATGAAATATTTCAGCAATATCAACAATCCATAACACGCGGAACTAATCCGATTTCTTGGCAAATGCTGGGATTGATTGTAATGCCAAGAGCTATAGCTGTTTGTTTAGTACCCAAGGATGAACGCTCTTATGACCAGATTATTAAATTTCGCCGTACAATTTATCAAAATCCCAAGTTAATTGCTTTGGGCATTGAACAAAATTATCACTTTACAGCCCATATTACTTTAGCCTATTTTGGGCAGATTTCCCCTGATCTAGACCGCGGCAAATTCAGCACCTTGCTTTCTCAGTTGAATCAGCAATGGTTGATGGATTCCCCAGAATTTTTGATTCACCGCGTCGAACTGCGAAAATTTGACGACATGACGCGCTATTATCGTGAACCAGATTGGCCAAGTTTAGATTTTTGA